In Gadus chalcogrammus isolate NIFS_2021 chromosome 13, NIFS_Gcha_1.0, whole genome shotgun sequence, a single genomic region encodes these proteins:
- the LOC130402070 gene encoding protein unc-119 homolog B-like, which yields MMSGAKARSDAPVADNTVSGSSGSSALGVGGSAAAPPRERKSNGGVLKRLRSRRGQVESRPVTEEDLRTQSGQITADEVLGLRVATRGYLCKPEENVYNIDFVRFKIRDLETGTVLFEIAKPPNMEEDQEGRDVDLSAGRFVRYQFTPAFLRLRTVGATVEFTVGSRPLNNFRMIERHYFREHLLKSFDFDFGFCIPNSRNTCEHIYEFPQLSEALVRQMVECPYETRSDSFYFVDNRLVMHNKADYAYNGGQ from the exons ATGATGAGCGGAGCCAAAGCCCGCAGCGATGCGCCTGTTGCTGACAACACCGTCTCTGgtagcagcggcagcagcgcgCTCGGGGTCGGAGGCAGCGCCGCCGCTCCGCCGCGGGAGCGCAAGTCCAACGGAGGGGTTCTGAAGAGGCTCAGGTCCAGGAGGGGCCAGGTGGAGAGCAGGCCGGTGACTGAGGAGGACCTGCGGACCCAGAGTGGACAAATCACGGCGGACGAGGTGCTGGGACTGCGCGTCGCCACTCGGG GGTATCTCTGTAAACCAGAGGAGAACGTCTACAACATTGACTTTGTACGATTCAAGATCAGAGACCTGGAGACAGGCACCGTTTTGTTTGAGATCGCCAAGCCTCCAAATATGG aggaggaccaggagggcAGGGACGTGGACCTGAGTGCTGGTCGCTTCGTCCGCTACCAATTCACCCCTGCCTTCCTGAGACTGCGCACCGTGGGTGCCAC TGTAGAGTTCACGGTGGGAAGTCGACCCCTGAACAACTTCCGCATGATCGAGAGGCACTACTTCCGCGAACACCTGCTCAAGAGCTTTGACTTCGACTTCGGCTTCTGCATCCCCAACAGCCGCAACACCTGCGAACACATCTACGAGTTCCCCCAGCTGTCTGAGGCCCTGG TTCGTCAGATGGTGGAGTGTCCCTACGAGACCCGCTCTGACAGCTTCTACTTCGTGGACAACAGACTCGTCATGCACAACAAGGCTGACTATGCCTACAACGGTGGCCAGTAA